In a single window of the Luteolibacter yonseiensis genome:
- a CDS encoding glycoside hydrolase family 88/105 protein, giving the protein MHLTKNLPIPNFAAIAGAVCLALTSLPGFAADHFTDWPEGFSPKLVGTRATDRFIAKLKARAESGKKGEIRYPEVINWYGALTFAKANGLEDRAKALIEAADPLFKEETHVMPPPNHVDRNVLGSLAAEIFLQSGSQRALEIAKNYADIQWLPTGEIISKGAAEAGKPQGGLSWRFDEDAKKYMEQGLTWQTRFWIDDMYMITMAQGQVFRATGDRKYIDRAAKEMVAYLDKLQEPNGLFYHAPDVPFFWGRGIGWMAAGMAELLTSLPEDNPDRARILEGYRKLMATLKDTQGKDGMWRQLVDDPKSWPETSCTGMFTFAMVTGVKKGWLDADVYGPVARNAWIALAGYVHGNGDICEVCVGTDKKNSREYYLKRPRVFGDMHGQAALLWSATALSR; this is encoded by the coding sequence ATGCATCTGACAAAAAACCTGCCAATCCCCAATTTCGCGGCCATTGCCGGAGCCGTCTGCCTGGCCTTGACCTCCCTGCCCGGTTTTGCAGCGGACCATTTCACCGACTGGCCCGAGGGTTTCTCGCCGAAGCTGGTCGGAACCCGCGCGACCGACCGTTTCATCGCCAAGCTAAAGGCCAGGGCGGAGTCCGGCAAGAAGGGGGAGATCCGTTATCCTGAGGTGATCAACTGGTATGGCGCGCTGACCTTCGCGAAGGCCAACGGACTTGAGGACAGGGCCAAGGCGTTGATCGAGGCGGCTGATCCTCTTTTCAAGGAGGAAACCCATGTGATGCCTCCTCCGAATCATGTGGACCGGAACGTCCTCGGCTCGCTGGCGGCGGAGATTTTCCTGCAATCCGGAAGCCAGCGCGCCCTGGAGATCGCGAAGAACTATGCGGACATCCAGTGGCTGCCCACCGGGGAGATCATCAGCAAGGGAGCCGCCGAAGCTGGCAAGCCACAGGGAGGATTGAGCTGGCGGTTTGATGAGGATGCGAAGAAATACATGGAACAGGGACTCACCTGGCAGACCCGGTTCTGGATCGATGACATGTACATGATCACCATGGCCCAAGGGCAGGTGTTCCGTGCGACGGGAGACAGGAAATACATCGATCGCGCTGCGAAGGAAATGGTCGCTTATCTGGACAAGCTGCAGGAGCCGAACGGACTCTTCTACCACGCTCCGGACGTGCCGTTTTTCTGGGGACGCGGGATTGGCTGGATGGCGGCGGGGATGGCGGAACTCCTGACCTCGCTGCCGGAGGACAATCCGGACCGCGCACGCATCCTCGAAGGATATCGCAAGCTGATGGCCACGCTCAAGGACACCCAGGGCAAGGATGGCATGTGGCGGCAGCTTGTGGACGATCCGAAATCATGGCCCGAGACGTCGTGCACCGGGATGTTCACCTTCGCGATGGTCACCGGAGTGAAGAAGGGCTGGCTGGACGCGGATGTCTATGGGCCGGTTGCCAGAAACGCCTGGATCGCCTTGGCAGGCTATGTCCATGGGAATGGCGACATCTGCGAGGTGTGCGTGGGAACGGACAAGAAAAACAGCCGCGAATACTACCTGAAACGTCCCCGTGTGTTCGGCGACATGCATGGACAGGCTGCCCTCTTGTGGAGCGCCACGGCATTGTCGAGATAA
- a CDS encoding FAD-dependent oxidoreductase, which translates to MKYFLLLTAMAAHAAAAPVSYDIVVYGGTSGGVIAAVQAAKSGRSVVLISPTPHLGGLTTSGLGWTDLGESSILGGLSREFYHRVYQHYQNDAAWNWQSRSAYGNAGQGGPAFNATTQVASVFEPKVAESIFLTMIQERNVPVVTGRLDLGNGVVSSSGKIDHIRLEDGREFAGKIFIDASYEGDLLPGAGVSFTVGREANATYGEDYSGIQSARATKNQLPNGIDPYVTAGNAASGLLPGVNATAGGADGAGDDKLQAYCFRMALTDVPANRVAIPKPPGYNEADYELLFRAIEAGQTSGFFKFDLMPNRKTDSNNNGGISTDYIGKNYGPGWNWTTLNHDQRLALAKQHENWQRGLIWTLQNHARVPSNIRTNYSQWGLPADEFTDNGNWPWQLYVREARRMVSDYVMNQRHCSGESVAADSIGLAAYAMDSHHTQRHVKNGVVKNEGDVQMAVGNPYPVSYRSIVPKAGQCRNLLVPWSLSASHMAFGSIRMEPVFMILSQSAALGADLAIRDNLDVQQVPYSKLRPVLVAAGQALGEPSAGSPEIVVDNTDTPRVTVTGTWTSGTSTTGYIGSDYIHDGNTGQGANQVAYTPPASVTGVQRVYLRWTSHTNRASNVPVRVVDAKGTRTILVDQKSNGGKWNLLGLFKGVQSVTIMTTAANGYVIADAVGFAPVSADDDTDDDGVSDIREVEVGLNPLVSNSTFFDAIRSHPDYFNLHSDGEIFDLHIHQPVYTPSLLRFGITMGPASDVFENFQLVAPQQPGKRFFRIALHSDPAAFVTALAAGQNRTIVVYGTSLTASGAWVSQMSAWLSAKYPNKFTIVNSGLSGKNSAEGLAQLQTKVLNRNPDTVFIEFAMNDAFLYSDGTPSLSVQQAKTNLETMIQAIQQQNPQVEIILQTMNTVWNSPTGSNQSASLRPNLAAYYEMYRDVAAGRGLLLIDHQANWAALQGRSPATFQSYVQDGVHPNAEGCAKVTLPLLQWKLSGGRELP; encoded by the coding sequence TTGAAATACTTCCTTTTACTCACAGCAATGGCCGCCCACGCCGCGGCCGCGCCGGTGTCCTATGACATCGTCGTCTATGGCGGCACATCCGGCGGCGTGATCGCCGCGGTCCAAGCGGCGAAGTCCGGACGCTCCGTCGTCCTCATTTCACCGACGCCCCACCTCGGCGGGCTCACCACCAGCGGCCTCGGCTGGACCGACCTCGGGGAAAGCTCCATCCTCGGCGGCCTCAGCCGCGAGTTCTACCACCGCGTCTACCAGCACTACCAGAATGACGCCGCATGGAACTGGCAGTCCCGCTCGGCTTACGGAAACGCCGGGCAGGGCGGGCCCGCGTTCAACGCCACCACGCAGGTCGCCTCGGTTTTCGAGCCGAAGGTCGCGGAGTCTATTTTCCTCACGATGATCCAGGAGCGGAACGTTCCGGTCGTCACCGGTCGGCTGGATCTCGGCAACGGTGTCGTTTCCAGCAGCGGGAAAATCGACCACATCCGGCTGGAGGATGGCCGTGAGTTCGCCGGGAAAATCTTCATCGACGCCAGCTACGAGGGCGATCTGCTCCCCGGCGCGGGAGTCTCCTTCACGGTCGGTCGCGAGGCGAACGCCACCTACGGCGAGGACTACAGCGGGATCCAATCCGCGAGGGCCACCAAGAACCAGCTTCCCAACGGCATCGATCCCTATGTCACCGCCGGGAATGCCGCCAGCGGCCTGCTTCCGGGGGTGAACGCCACCGCGGGTGGTGCCGACGGAGCCGGCGATGACAAGCTCCAGGCCTATTGTTTCCGCATGGCCCTCACCGACGTGCCCGCGAACCGGGTGGCGATCCCCAAACCACCGGGCTACAACGAGGCGGACTACGAACTTCTCTTCCGCGCCATCGAGGCGGGACAGACGTCGGGATTCTTCAAATTCGACCTGATGCCGAACCGCAAGACCGACTCGAACAACAACGGCGGCATCTCCACCGACTACATCGGGAAAAATTACGGCCCCGGCTGGAACTGGACCACCCTGAACCACGACCAGCGGCTCGCCCTCGCCAAGCAGCATGAAAACTGGCAGCGCGGCCTGATCTGGACGCTTCAGAACCACGCTCGCGTACCGTCCAACATCCGCACCAATTATTCCCAATGGGGCCTTCCCGCCGACGAATTCACCGACAACGGCAACTGGCCGTGGCAGCTCTATGTGCGCGAGGCGCGCCGCATGGTTTCCGACTACGTGATGAACCAGCGCCATTGCAGCGGCGAGTCGGTCGCGGCGGATTCCATCGGCCTGGCGGCCTACGCCATGGACTCCCACCACACGCAGCGCCATGTGAAGAACGGTGTGGTGAAAAACGAGGGGGACGTGCAGATGGCGGTGGGGAATCCTTATCCCGTTTCCTACCGGTCGATCGTTCCGAAAGCCGGCCAGTGCCGGAACCTGCTCGTGCCATGGAGCCTCTCCGCGAGCCACATGGCGTTCGGGTCCATCCGCATGGAGCCGGTCTTCATGATCCTCTCGCAATCCGCCGCGCTTGGAGCGGACCTCGCGATCCGTGACAACCTGGACGTGCAGCAGGTTCCTTATTCGAAACTCCGCCCCGTGCTGGTCGCCGCCGGCCAGGCTCTGGGAGAACCCTCCGCCGGATCTCCCGAGATCGTTGTGGACAATACGGACACCCCGCGCGTCACCGTCACCGGCACATGGACCTCCGGGACCAGCACCACGGGATACATCGGGAGCGACTACATCCATGATGGAAACACCGGCCAGGGCGCGAACCAGGTGGCCTACACACCGCCCGCATCGGTGACCGGCGTCCAGCGCGTCTATCTCCGCTGGACCTCCCACACCAACCGCGCCTCGAACGTGCCCGTCCGCGTCGTCGATGCCAAGGGCACCCGCACCATCCTGGTGGACCAGAAAAGCAACGGCGGAAAATGGAATCTCCTCGGCCTCTTCAAGGGCGTCCAGAGCGTGACCATCATGACCACGGCGGCGAACGGCTATGTCATCGCGGACGCCGTCGGCTTCGCCCCCGTCTCCGCCGATGACGACACCGATGACGATGGCGTGAGCGATATCCGGGAGGTGGAAGTGGGACTGAATCCCCTGGTGTCGAACTCCACGTTTTTCGATGCCATCCGGAGCCACCCGGATTATTTCAACCTGCATTCGGACGGCGAGATTTTCGACCTGCATATCCACCAGCCGGTCTACACCCCCTCCCTCCTGCGGTTCGGCATCACCATGGGACCAGCCTCGGATGTTTTTGAAAACTTCCAGCTCGTCGCACCCCAGCAGCCGGGCAAGCGGTTCTTCCGGATCGCCCTTCACTCGGATCCCGCCGCCTTCGTCACCGCTCTCGCCGCCGGACAGAACCGCACCATCGTCGTTTACGGCACCAGCCTCACCGCCAGCGGCGCATGGGTCAGCCAGATGAGCGCCTGGCTTTCCGCGAAATATCCCAACAAGTTCACCATCGTGAACAGCGGCCTCAGCGGCAAGAACTCCGCCGAGGGACTGGCCCAGCTTCAAACCAAAGTCCTCAACCGCAATCCGGACACCGTCTTCATCGAGTTCGCGATGAACGACGCATTTCTCTACAGCGACGGCACTCCTTCCCTCAGCGTCCAGCAGGCGAAGACGAATCTGGAAACCATGATCCAGGCCATCCAACAGCAGAACCCGCAGGTGGAAATCATCCTTCAAACCATGAACACCGTGTGGAACTCGCCTACGGGCAGCAACCAGTCCGCCTCCCTCCGCCCCAACCTCGCCGCCTACTACGAGATGTATCGCGACGTCGCCGCCGGGCGCGGACTCCTTCTCATCGACCACCAGGCGAACTGGGCCGCCCTGCAAGGCAGATCGCCCGCGACCTTCCAATCCTACGTCCAGGATGGAGTCCACCCGAACGCGGAAGGTTGCGCGAAGGTGACGCTTCCGCTTCTGCAGTGGAAGCTGTCCGGTGGCAGAGAGCTTCCTTGA